The following are encoded in a window of Oncorhynchus keta strain PuntledgeMale-10-30-2019 chromosome 10, Oket_V2, whole genome shotgun sequence genomic DNA:
- the LOC118388231 gene encoding protein phosphatase 1 regulatory subunit 12B-like isoform X1, whose product MSSHLSPRNAKDQPRTRKSSTDSSPAKPSPTSRSLKHERVSRLDSSGAYDREAYDARRENRMAARKKAEEEAGCTDYKKMYEEALSTNERLKSRLQGSKQELVLVQTQLERVTQRKITMTERSNERSMLETEKRETRVLQKKISDMEDEVKVQTELKNENQRLKDENGALIRVISKLSK is encoded by the exons ATGTCATCTCATCTCTCCCCCCGCAACGCAAAGGATCAGCCACGCACAAGAAAGTCATCCACTGATTCGTCTCCCGCTAAACCCTCGCCGACCTCCAGAAGCCTCAAA CATGAAAGAGTGTCCAG ACTGGACTCGTCTGGTGCTTACGACCGAGAGGCCTATGACGCTCGAAGGGAAAACAGAATGGCAGCGCGGAAAAAAGcagaggaggaggcagggtgCACTGACTATAAGAAG ATGTACGAGGAGGCCTTGTCTACCAATGAGAGACTCAAGTCCAGGCTGCAGGGCAGCAAACAGGAGCTGGTATTGGTGCAGACTCAGCTGGAGAGAGTGACACAG AGAAAGATAACCATGACTGAAAGGTCCAATGAAAGGTCCATGCTTGAGACAGAAAAACGG gaAACGCGTGTCCTGCAGAAGAAGATATCAGACATGGAAGATGAAGTGAAG GTCCAGACAGAGCTGAAGAATGAGAACCAGAGACTGAAGGACGAGAACGGAGCCTTAATCCGGGTCATCAGTAAACTGTCTAAGTGA
- the LOC118388231 gene encoding protein phosphatase 1 regulatory subunit 12B-like isoform X2, with product MSSHLSPRNAKDQPRTRKSSTDSSPAKPSPTSRSLKHERVSRLDSSGAYDREAYDARRENRMAARKKAEEEAGCTDYKKMYEEALSTNERLKSRLQGSKQELVLVQTQLERVTQRKITMTERSNERSMLETEKRVQTELKNENQRLKDENGALIRVISKLSK from the exons ATGTCATCTCATCTCTCCCCCCGCAACGCAAAGGATCAGCCACGCACAAGAAAGTCATCCACTGATTCGTCTCCCGCTAAACCCTCGCCGACCTCCAGAAGCCTCAAA CATGAAAGAGTGTCCAG ACTGGACTCGTCTGGTGCTTACGACCGAGAGGCCTATGACGCTCGAAGGGAAAACAGAATGGCAGCGCGGAAAAAAGcagaggaggaggcagggtgCACTGACTATAAGAAG ATGTACGAGGAGGCCTTGTCTACCAATGAGAGACTCAAGTCCAGGCTGCAGGGCAGCAAACAGGAGCTGGTATTGGTGCAGACTCAGCTGGAGAGAGTGACACAG AGAAAGATAACCATGACTGAAAGGTCCAATGAAAGGTCCATGCTTGAGACAGAAAAACGG GTCCAGACAGAGCTGAAGAATGAGAACCAGAGACTGAAGGACGAGAACGGAGCCTTAATCCGGGTCATCAGTAAACTGTCTAAGTGA
- the LOC118388231 gene encoding protein phosphatase 1 regulatory subunit 12B-like isoform X3, with translation MSSHLSPRNAKDQPRTRKSSTDSSPAKPSPTSRSLKHERVSRLDSSGAYDREAYDARRENRMAARKKAEEEAGCTDYKKMYEEALSTNERLKSRLQGSKQELVLVQTQLERVTQRKITMTERSNERSMLETEKRETRVLQKKISDMEDEVKVSVQLQ, from the exons ATGTCATCTCATCTCTCCCCCCGCAACGCAAAGGATCAGCCACGCACAAGAAAGTCATCCACTGATTCGTCTCCCGCTAAACCCTCGCCGACCTCCAGAAGCCTCAAA CATGAAAGAGTGTCCAG ACTGGACTCGTCTGGTGCTTACGACCGAGAGGCCTATGACGCTCGAAGGGAAAACAGAATGGCAGCGCGGAAAAAAGcagaggaggaggcagggtgCACTGACTATAAGAAG ATGTACGAGGAGGCCTTGTCTACCAATGAGAGACTCAAGTCCAGGCTGCAGGGCAGCAAACAGGAGCTGGTATTGGTGCAGACTCAGCTGGAGAGAGTGACACAG AGAAAGATAACCATGACTGAAAGGTCCAATGAAAGGTCCATGCTTGAGACAGAAAAACGG gaAACGCGTGTCCTGCAGAAGAAGATATCAGACATGGAAGATGAAGTGAAGGTATCTGTCCAGTTGCAATAA